In Chryseobacterium sp. C-71, the genomic window CCAAAAATGGTGTTCTCACTTCTAAAGAATTTGCCATAGCCATTCTATCAGATTTCACCATCATATTTCCAGGGACATATTTTTCAAGATCAACCCTCATGATGTCGTTTAAAGAATTGGGATTAGCTTCAAAACTATAATCCTGATGATAGTTAGCCGTTATACCCAATGAGCTTCTTTCTGATTGATCAAAAGAGTTTCTTACAGAATTTTGATGAAAATCTAAGATGTTTTTGTGTTCTAAGTTTTTTTGAGAGACATAAGATATCTGTCTCAGATTTTGATACAATTTCATCCCGAATTTGGCGGCGATATTATTGTAACTGAAGTGGTTTTTTAATTCATTTTCTGTTCTGTAAAAATTATAGCCACCAAATAATTCGTCTCCTGCGTCTCCTGATAATACTACAGTTAAGTTTTGTCTGGCATTTTTACAGATTTCAAAATGCGCAAGAAAGGAACGGTCTGCAAATGGTTCGTCAAAATAAGGGGTGATGTTTAACAATGAAGTGGCGAGGTCTTTCTTTTTTTCGTGAATTTCAATATGTTTGGTTTGATACCTTTCTGCGATTTCTTTGGCATACTTCAGTTCGCTGTCTTCATGATCGTAACCAAAACTAATGGTTGTCTGATGAGGTAGAAATTCATGAACTAATGCCACAATTGAGGAAGAATCTAGCCCGCCACTTAAAAAGCTTCCTACTTCTACATCGGCAATCAATTGTTTTTGAACAGCATTCTTCAGAAGATAAACAAATTCTTCTCTTGCTTCAGATAAGCTTATTTCTCTGTCTTTTGATGGTAAACTGTAATATCTTGTTACAGATATTTTGCCATCTTTATAAACCAGCTGATGAGCAGGTGGTAAGGTTTGAATATTCTCATAGATACATTGGTAGGTATTCACATAGCCATACTGCAGATAATGGGAAAGAGCTTCCTGATTAACTTTAGGCTGTAATAATCCGGATGCAAGAATTGCATTAATTTCAGATGCAAAGATAAATTCATTATTGGTACCAATAGCATAATAAAAAGGTTTCTCTCCGAAACGATCTCTGGCGCAGAAAAGTTGTTGTTTTTCTTCATCCCAGATGGCAAATGCAAACATTCCGGGAAGGTCATGAATCAGTTTTTCTTTCTTTTTTTGATACATGGCAAGAATCACTTCTGTATCTGAGCCACCACGGTAAGGATAGTCTGAATGGAGGGTTTTTATAGTTTGATAACCATAAATCTCCCCATTGAGAACAATACATTCGTTATTGGTATTCGAAAACATGGGTTGTTTTCCGTTTTCTGAAAGATCAATGATGGAAAGACGGCGATGGCCTAATGCAGCATTTTCATAATATTCATGATGCCCAGAATCAGGACCGCGGTGCGCAATGGCATCGGTCATATTCCGCAGTTCATGACTGTAGTTTTTAGCATTTGCTGATATGATTCCTGCTATTCCGCACATAATTTGTTATTTAAAAAAGTTTTTAATCAAACTTACCACCTTGTTGATTTCTGGTTCTGATAGATCATAATATAATGGAAGTCTCAATAGAGTATTTTCAAAATTGTCTGAATTTTGCAAACTTCTTCCATCATGTTTATCAGTATAATAATCGCTCTTATGAAGCGATAGATAATGGAAAACAGATAAAACATTGTTATCTTTAAGATATTTAATCATTTTAGACCTCTGTTCAATGTTCTCAAAAATTAAATAAAACATGTGCGCATTATTAGTCGCATATTCAGGGATGTGAGGTAATTGTACAAAAGAAACATCTTTCAAATTTTTATAGTACTGATTCCATATTTGCAATCTTTTTTGCTGAATTTTTTTTAAATTTTCTAGCTGCGCCCAGAGAAATGCTGAAATTATTTCACTAGGTAAAAAAGATGAGCCGGTATCTACCCATCCGTATTTATTGATTTCCCCTCTGAAAAACTGACTTCTGTTTGTTCCTTTCTCCCAAATGACTTCTGCACGGTCAATATATTGTTCGTCATTTATGGTTAGCATACCTCCTTCGCCTGAAATTATATTTTTGGTTTCATGAAAAGAAAATGCTCCAAGATGTCCGATGCTGCCTAGTGCTTTTTTTGTGCCGTCAGAAAAAGTGTAAAAGCTGTCGATAGCTTGTGCAGCATCTTCGATCACAATCAGTTGATGACGCTCAGCTATATGCATTATTTTTTCCATGTCACAGGCTATTCCTGCATAATGAACAACCACAATAGCCTTAGTTTTTAATGTTATTAAGCTCTCAATTTGATCAGCATCAATATTGGGATTATCATTGTATGAATCTGCAAATATTATTTTGGCTCCTTGTCTCACAAAAGCCAAAGCAGTGGAAACAAAAGTATAACTGGGAATAATAACTTCGTCACCAGCTTCAATATTGGCAAGTATAGCTGCCATCTCAAGTGCATCTGTACAGGAGGTTGTTAATAGTACTTTTCCAAATTTATATTGATCCTCAAAAAAATGCTGGCATTTCTGCGTGAAAATTCCATTACCTGAGATCTTTCCGGATTGTACGGCTTCTTCTATATATTGGGTTTCTTTTCCTGTTAAAAATGGTTTATTAAATGGAATCATATAGTTATGAGTTTCTAAAGTGGTTTAAATATTCAGAAGGATGTTTTTATTTAAAGTTGTAAATGTATATTTTTCCCCAATATTTGGAAGATATTTCATTATGCAATTCGAGGTAGGAGTTGGTCAGAGGGATTGTTGAAAGAATATATTTTATTTCCAAATCATCGGCTGCCGCTTTATCAATTTCTAATTCTTTCGGCTTTTTTGAATATTTTTGTAAAACCTGTTCACCAATTCTGAAACCATCTGTAAAAACAAAATTCTGACTCATATAAGCGTCATACTTAATTTGAAGATCTGTGTTTTTGTTTAATATGGGTGTAATAAGTTTTCTGAATTTCTGTTTATAGGATTTTTCGTAATAAGGAAAATAACCATCTGCGGTGTAGTAGCCATGGTATTGAGCTGCCGCAGGATCAAATCCGTAACTGATGACTCGATATTTCGATTTGTCCTTTGGTAATAACTTAGAAATTTTTTCAAATTCTTCATTCATATAATAGTCTTTAAATGAAAAATAGTACTGTCTGAAAGAATGTCTTATATTTTGATAAGGTATATTAATTCTTAGCACAGTATAAAGATTGACAAGAAGAAAAAATATTAGCGCAATGTTAATTGTTTTTTTATTCATTTTGCTAAAATCTTCAAGAATAAAAATCAATATTATATACCAAAGCAGACCGTTAAAAAAATAAAATCTATATAGCGTAAGACCAAATAAAAAATCAAGTTTTAAAGCTTTTACAATTTCAGGAAACATATTGATATTGAAGTAGGAAAAGAAACAGGTAAATACAATTAAACAAAAAAGGGTAATGGCTTTCCTGATATTTTTTAAAGGTATAAAAAAAGCAATTATACAATAGATAACAAATGCAATGATCATAAACTGATGTCTTGCCGGAGCATGAGAGGCGTTTTCTGTCCAGAATCTTTCGAAAACTGTTTTCAGGCCTGTTTTCCAAATCAATTCACCAGTAATACCGATATTTCTATTGGAAACGAAAGTTGGATGGAGGGTTTCAAGGATAAAGCGATAATTGGTTACCAGATAGCCTACGCCCAAAAGCAAAACAAAAATAAAAGCCGAAAATTGTATTTTCTTAGTGCT contains:
- a CDS encoding DUF6044 family protein, coding for MRNKLIIGSGLALILLLYIPFFIFGENSYLGSPADYLDSNAVWLKILSESGLSFSANETLLPNIENQYRVSYGNELDFIYVLYKIFTPFYALVINSLLISITAYLSLILLGKYISPKINNVLLIIVSITFALLNFWQFGGISTAAAPIIILIFLKTLKGERIHFLYYLFAAFYIFYSSFIVYGMFLIFLLLICTLCNSISTKKIQFSAFIFVLLLGVGYLVTNYRFILETLHPTFVSNRNIGITGELIWKTGLKTVFERFWTENASHAPARHQFMIIAFVIYCIIAFFIPLKNIRKAITLFCLIVFTCFFSYFNINMFPEIVKALKLDFLFGLTLYRFYFFNGLLWYIILIFILEDFSKMNKKTINIALIFFLLVNLYTVLRINIPYQNIRHSFRQYYFSFKDYYMNEEFEKISKLLPKDKSKYRVISYGFDPAAAQYHGYYTADGYFPYYEKSYKQKFRKLITPILNKNTDLQIKYDAYMSQNFVFTDGFRIGEQVLQKYSKKPKELEIDKAAADDLEIKYILSTIPLTNSYLELHNEISSKYWGKIYIYNFK
- the asnB gene encoding asparagine synthase (glutamine-hydrolyzing), with protein sequence MCGIAGIISANAKNYSHELRNMTDAIAHRGPDSGHHEYYENAALGHRRLSIIDLSENGKQPMFSNTNNECIVLNGEIYGYQTIKTLHSDYPYRGGSDTEVILAMYQKKKEKLIHDLPGMFAFAIWDEEKQQLFCARDRFGEKPFYYAIGTNNEFIFASEINAILASGLLQPKVNQEALSHYLQYGYVNTYQCIYENIQTLPPAHQLVYKDGKISVTRYYSLPSKDREISLSEAREEFVYLLKNAVQKQLIADVEVGSFLSGGLDSSSIVALVHEFLPHQTTISFGYDHEDSELKYAKEIAERYQTKHIEIHEKKKDLATSLLNITPYFDEPFADRSFLAHFEICKNARQNLTVVLSGDAGDELFGGYNFYRTENELKNHFSYNNIAAKFGMKLYQNLRQISYVSQKNLEHKNILDFHQNSVRNSFDQSERSSLGITANYHQDYSFEANPNSLNDIMRVDLEKYVPGNMMVKSDRMAMANSLEVRTPFLDIDFAEFCIQLPEQLKLNTEHDKIILRESMNSYWTETIKTRKKQGFGMHVEDWFKEENLINLSNDLLKNKNQKVFDFINFDATQKFLDKGQKHWNLLQLALWANNNKSFL
- the rffA gene encoding dTDP-4-amino-4,6-dideoxygalactose transaminase, which produces MIPFNKPFLTGKETQYIEEAVQSGKISGNGIFTQKCQHFFEDQYKFGKVLLTTSCTDALEMAAILANIEAGDEVIIPSYTFVSTALAFVRQGAKIIFADSYNDNPNIDADQIESLITLKTKAIVVVHYAGIACDMEKIMHIAERHQLIVIEDAAQAIDSFYTFSDGTKKALGSIGHLGAFSFHETKNIISGEGGMLTINDEQYIDRAEVIWEKGTNRSQFFRGEINKYGWVDTGSSFLPSEIISAFLWAQLENLKKIQQKRLQIWNQYYKNLKDVSFVQLPHIPEYATNNAHMFYLIFENIEQRSKMIKYLKDNNVLSVFHYLSLHKSDYYTDKHDGRSLQNSDNFENTLLRLPLYYDLSEPEINKVVSLIKNFFK